A region of Culicoides brevitarsis isolate CSIRO-B50_1 chromosome 1, AGI_CSIRO_Cbre_v1, whole genome shotgun sequence DNA encodes the following proteins:
- the LOC134827351 gene encoding molybdenum cofactor synthesis protein cinnamon, which produces MSEYEYVVLTVSDSCYHGSATDKSGPALEELLKQNFGATKILRGVVPDEASKIIEVLLIFADEQKANVIITTGGTGFGPRDVTPEATRQVIYKEAPQLAYLMIANQMSNLGADKKNKMVALSRAVCGIRNQTLIINMPGSVKAVTECFEAIKEIIPHAVQLIVNDLSNVKSTHEYVQSAGCHSHRHHHHGIHHHTHVCPNKTNTGAKDDRNSEYPMIEVDRAQDIIFENTNKFAPVQSFASGVDIPPFRASIKDGYAVKASGGKGVKKVLGYINAGNKINTSELKDNECFKINTGAPVPANCDAIVQIEDTKLIKEENGIEKEVEILIQPTKNLDIRDVGTDLKKATKLFAHRRPLSTVEHAILASVGQIAVSDWKPRIAVFSTGDELLTPESSPVEGKIFDSNTTMITGLLKDFGFDATLTRILCDTKEDIELAINEAEKLGCHAIISSGGVSMGDKDYIKPMLLERGFNIKFGRVNMKPGKPMTFGFNSEKRIQFYGLPGNPVSAFVTFHLFVLPGLRKMSADEDEEAKVRLPIITVELLNEKYVLDSRPEYARALIVSKNGKLYAEITGNQISSRLMSVMNADVLLHLPGATEERPAVTRGTILKASVLKHDFISRYE; this is translated from the exons ATGTCAGAATATGAATATGTTGTACTAACTG ttaGTGATTCGTGTTACCATGGTTCTGCCACAGACAAGAGCGGCCCAGCGTTGGAGGAGTTGCTGAAGCAAAATTTCGGTGCCACGAAAATTTTGCGGGGTGTTGTGCCTGATGAAGCGAGCAAAATTATC GAAGTCCTCTTAATATTCGCCGATGAGCAAAAAGCGAACGTTATTATAACAACCGGCGGTACAGGATTCGGTCCGCGAGATGTCACGCCTGAAGCGACGCGTCAAGTGATCTACAAAGAAGCGCCCCAACTCGCTTACTTGATGATCGCTAATCAAATGAGCAACTTGGGAGCTgataaaaagaacaaaatggTCGCTTTATCGCg GGCCGTTTGTGGAATTCGGAATCAAACGTTGATCATAAACATGCCGGGAAGTGTAAAAGCTGTCACGGAATGCTTCGAAGCCATCAAAGAAATCATTCCGCATGCCGTTCAGCTGATCGTGAATGACTTGTCGAACGTTAAATCGACTCACGAGTACGTTCAAAGCGCCGGATGTCATTCGCATCGTCATCACCATCACGGAATTCATCATCATACGCATGTGTGTCCCAATAAAACTAACACGGGCGCTAAAGATGATCGAAATTCCGAGTATCCGATGATCGAAGTTGATCGTGCGCaggatattatttttgaaaataccaATAAATTTGCGCCGGTTCAGTCGTTTGCGTCGGGAGTTGACATTCCGCCGTTTCGGGCATCGATTAAGGATGGCTATGCGGTCAAAGCTAGCGGAGGAAAGGGAGTTAAGAAGGTTTTGGGATACATTAATGCGGGAAATAAG ataaacacGAGCGAATTAAAAGACAACGAGTGCTTCAAAATCAACACAGGAGCACCTGTACCAGCCAACTGTGACGCCATTGTCCAAATCGAggacacaaaattaataaaagaggAAAACGGCATCGAGAAAGAGgttgaaatattaattcaacCCACAAAAAATCTCGACATAAG GGACGTTGGTACCGATTTGAAAAAAGCTACAAAACTTTTTGCACATCGACGCCCCTTGAGCACTGTAGAGCATGCCATACTTGCCTCCGTAGGACAAATAGCTGTTTCTGATTGG aaacccCGCATCGCAGTCTTCTCCACGGGCGACGAACTCCTCACCCCGGAAAGTTCCCCAGTCGAAGGAAAGATCTTTGACTCCAACACCACAATGATAACGGGACTCCTGAAAGACTTTGGCTTCGATGCGACCCTCACACGAATTCTGTGCGACACAAAAGAAGATATCGAACTCGCGATAAATGAAGCGGAAAAACTCGGATGTCACGCGATCATCAGTAGCGGCGGCGTTTCCATGGGCGACAAAGATTACATCAAACCGATGCTACTCGAACGTggtttcaacataaaattcgGTCGAGTCAACATGAAACCCGGCAAACCGATGACTTTTGGCTTCAACTCGGAAAAACGCATCCAATTTTATGGTTTGCCCGGAAATCCCGTGTCAGCATTTGTTACTTTTCATCTTTTTGTGCTTCCGGGCTTGAGGAAAATGAGTGCGGATGAAGATGAGGAAGCGAAAGTACGACTTCCGATCATCACAGTCGAGCTACTGAACGAAAAATACGTTTTGGATTCGAGACCTGAATATGCAAGAGCCTTGATCGTctcgaaaaatggaaaattatacGCAGAAATCACGGGAAATCAAATTAGTAGTCGACTGATGAGCGTCATGAACGCCGATGTGTTGCTGCATTTGCCGGGAGCGACGGAAGAAAGACCCGCAGTTACGAGGGGAACAATTCTAAAAGCCAGTGTCTTGAAACATGATTTTATTAGTCGTTATGAGTAG
- the LOC134827353 gene encoding estradiol 17-beta-dehydrogenase 2, protein MDPQTALVLTIQLLALFSIAGALLLYLLCKVKGTRVTSMGPQLGSILITSADSALGLQLCTFLAGRGLRVFAGLKDPHDSLPAKLLKRWVKERESSTSEEKLPGTIVPMKIDVTREDIMREAAESMGAYMSANERGILAVINNAGSVHKGRIDLQDSAQWENMFKNNVMGCLRTARAFIGLLRPTRGRLIFLGSGSVGDGLTAFAASRNAVEGCADALREELKPYGVSVVTLDTHGLSAESLFRAPIPQSQNISDNMPTQYSAQILTTGQLNTIEKALWDARPHKTYTLSVPNTKFQLNLPCRNSFRFTKQEDTVRQTMQTV, encoded by the exons ATGGATCCCCAAACAGCACTCGTACTAACAATCCAGTTGCTGGCCTTATTCTCGATCGCTGGTGCCTTATTGCTCTACCTGCTATGCAAGGTAAAGGGAACTCGCGTGACTTCGATGGGTCCCCAACTCGGCTCCATTCTCATCACGAGTGCCGATAGCGCTCTCGGCTTGCAACTTTGTACTTTCCTCGCGGGTCGTGGATTGCGCGTTTTTGCCGGCTTAAAGGATCCCCATGACTCGTTGCCCGCAAAACTTCTCAAACGTTGGGTCAAAGAACGCGAAAGCTCGACATCGGAGGAAAAACTCCCCGGAACAATTGTCCCCATGAAGATCGATGTGACACGCGAAGACATCATGCGAGAAGCTGCTGAATCGATGGGAGCTTATATGAGTGCTAATGAACGCGGAATTCTTGCGGTAATCAATAATGCTGGTTCCGTGCACAAAGGACGGATTGACTTGCAGGACAGCGCTCAATGGgaaaatatgttcaaaaataacgTCATGGGATGCTTGAGAACGGCACGTGCTTTCATTGGATTGTTGAGACCGacgag AGGtcgtttgatatttttgggaTCCGGAAGCGTTGGAGATGGATTAACAGCATTTGCAGCATCACGTAACGCTGTTGAAGGATGCGCTGATGCACTGCGCGAAGAACTTAAGCCATATGGGGTCAGTGTTGTCACATTAGATACGCATGGATTGTCTGCGGAGTCTTTGTTCAGGGCACCAATTCCacaaa gcCAAAACATCAGCGACAACATGCCAACGCAGTATTCTGCCCAAATTTTGACCACTGGCCAGTTAAACACCATTGAAAAAGCATTATGGGATGCCCGTCCACACAAGACTTACACTCTCTCAGTGCCAAATACAAAATTCCAACTGAATTTGCCATGCCGCAACTCATTTAGATTCACCAAGCAAGAGGACACAGTTCGACAAACCATGCAAACTGTATAA